The genomic stretch GAACGGCATCAGCCAGCCGTTCTTCTTCCAGGAGATAAAATGCGATGCGTCGGACGAGTTGATGATATCGGCGGCGTGGATGTTGCTATCGAATTCCTGGGCAACGCGCTGGAACAGCCGCTCGGAGCCGGAGCGCTCGATCTGCACGGAGATGCCGGGATAGGCCGCCTCGAACGCCTTGCCGAGCTTTTCGCCGACCGGAAGGTCCATCGACGAATACAGGATCACCTTGGCTTCTTTCTTAGCGGCCTCGATCAGTTGCGGCGTGATCGCAACCGGCGGGGGCGGCTCGGCCCGAACCGGCGCCGCAAAGATGGTGCCAAGCGCAAGCGCGCCCGAACCCTTCAGGATGTCGCGTCTGGAAAGCTTTTTTCTTTTCATCCCGTCCTCGGTTCGTTTCTTGTTATCGGCTCAGCGCCCGACAGCGGTCGGGCGGCAAGGTCAGCCAGACCTCGCTGCCTTTGGCGACCGCGGTCTCGGTCGGTGTGGTGATGCGCAAGGCGGTGCCGTCGGCGGTTTCGACCATGTAGTCGCGCGCGGCGCCGAGATAGACCTGGCGCGTCACGGTGGCCTTGACCACGTTCTGCGGCGACGGCGGCGTCTGGGTCGAGAGCTGGACGTCATGCTGGCGGATTGCCACCGGCGCACTCTGGCCGGCGTTGAGTTTTGCGCCGACCACCTGCAGGGTCGCGCCCGCAAACGAAACGTGGTTTTCGTCCAAGGCGGTGCCCTTGATCACGTTGCTGGCGCCGATGAAGCGCGCGACGAATTCGGACTCGGGCCGGGCGTAGATGTCTTCGGGCGTGCCGAGCTGGTCGATCCGGCCCGAATTCATCACCGCGATCAGGTCGGCCGTGGTCATCGCCTCCGACTGGTCGTGGGTGACGTAAACCGTGGTGTAGCGATATTCGTCATGCAGCCGGCGGATTTCGAACCGCATCTCTTCGCGCAAATTGGCGTCGAGATTGGACAGCGGCTCGTCGAGCAACAGCGTCTCCGGCTCGACGATCAGCGCGCGCGCCAGCGCCACGCGCTGTTGCTGCCCGCCGGACAGT from Bradyrhizobium sp. Ash2021 encodes the following:
- a CDS encoding ABC transporter ATP-binding protein; translated protein: MASVDLRGLTKRFGSLAVVDNVSLRIDHGQLVCLLGPSGCGKTTTLRLIAGFLEPSDGEIKVGDRLVSSKARTLPPEQRSMSMIFQSYALWPHMTVAENIVYGLRLRKMGRETIAKKLAAILGTTKLEALAQRYPGELSGGQQQRVALARALIVEPETLLLDEPLSNLDANLREEMRFEIRRLHDEYRYTTVYVTHDQSEAMTTADLIAVMNSGRIDQLGTPEDIYARPESEFVARFIGASNVIKGTALDENHVSFAGATLQVVGAKLNAGQSAPVAIRQHDVQLSTQTPPSPQNVVKATVTRQVYLGAARDYMVETADGTALRITTPTETAVAKGSEVWLTLPPDRCRALSR